A genomic segment from Janibacter sp. DB-40 encodes:
- a CDS encoding fatty acid desaturase family protein, whose translation MTTNRDRLSWYSLEGEATDFAVAHGLSAADWYRTAIPRKRMKELMKRSDAPAIRDTAIWLGLILLSGAGIVATWGSWWVLPFALVYGVLYGSAGDSRWHEAGHGTAFRTRWMDQAVYHLACFFMMRNPVTWRYSHARHHSDTLVVGRDPEIIAMRPARLGRILLNLVGLVDVPQAIATMLRLSVGRLSRDERDYVPEQEHGTAVRIARTWLAIYAVVIALAVVTTSWLPLVLVGGPRIYGCFMHIVYGLTQHSGMGENVIDHRLNTRTVLMGPVNRFLYWNMNFHIEHHMYPMVPYHRLPELHEEMRHDTPEPYPGLLAAYREIIPAVLHQLRDPSWFVRRELPETAAPFHGPVDGLLPPAGDTTTTSAATAA comes from the coding sequence TGGTACCGCACCGCCATCCCGCGCAAGCGGATGAAGGAGCTGATGAAGCGCTCCGACGCCCCCGCCATCCGGGACACGGCCATCTGGCTCGGCCTCATCCTGCTCAGCGGCGCCGGCATCGTGGCGACGTGGGGGTCGTGGTGGGTCCTCCCCTTCGCCCTCGTCTACGGGGTGCTCTACGGCTCCGCCGGCGACTCGCGGTGGCACGAGGCCGGCCACGGCACGGCCTTCCGGACGCGCTGGATGGACCAAGCGGTCTACCACCTCGCGTGCTTCTTCATGATGCGCAACCCGGTCACCTGGCGTTACTCCCACGCGCGGCACCACAGCGACACCCTCGTCGTCGGCAGGGACCCCGAGATCATCGCCATGCGCCCGGCGCGCCTCGGCCGGATCCTGCTCAACCTCGTCGGGCTCGTCGACGTCCCCCAGGCGATCGCCACCATGCTGCGCCTGTCGGTCGGTCGGCTCTCCCGGGACGAGCGCGACTACGTGCCCGAGCAGGAGCACGGCACGGCGGTCCGGATCGCGCGCACCTGGCTGGCGATCTATGCCGTCGTCATCGCGCTCGCCGTCGTCACGACCTCGTGGCTGCCCCTGGTCCTCGTCGGCGGACCGCGGATCTACGGGTGCTTCATGCACATCGTCTACGGGCTGACGCAGCACTCCGGCATGGGGGAGAACGTCATCGACCACCGGCTCAACACCCGCACCGTCCTCATGGGGCCGGTCAACCGTTTCCTCTACTGGAACATGAACTTCCACATCGAGCACCACATGTACCCGATGGTCCCCTACCACCGGCTGCCCGAGCTGCACGAGGAGATGCGGCACGACACCCCCGAGCCGTACCCGGGGCTCCTCGCCGCCTACCGCGAGATCATCCCGGCGGTGCTGCACCAGCTGCGCGACCCGTCCTGGTTCGTGCGCCGGGAGCTGCCGGAGACGGCGGCACCCTTCCACGGACCCGTCGACGGGCTCCTCCCGCCGGCCGGGGACACCACCACCACGAGTGCCGCGACCGCGGCCTGA
- a CDS encoding non-heme iron oxygenase ferredoxin subunit: MGWTRVCDVDDVEEEDVIGVSVEGRDVAVYRDEDGEFYASDGHCTHERMLLCDGLVMDGIIECPKHNGRFRITDGAAVGAPVTIDLRTYPVRVEDGEVHVDLA; this comes from the coding sequence ATGGGCTGGACCCGGGTCTGCGACGTCGACGACGTCGAGGAGGAGGACGTCATCGGCGTGAGCGTCGAGGGACGCGACGTCGCCGTCTACCGCGACGAGGACGGCGAGTTCTACGCCAGCGACGGGCACTGCACGCACGAGCGGATGCTCCTGTGCGATGGTCTCGTCATGGACGGCATCATCGAGTGCCCGAAGCACAACGGGCGGTTCCGCATCACGGACGGCGCGGCGGTGGGTGCACCGGTCACCATCGACCTGCGCACCTATCCGGTGCGGGTCGAGGACGGGGAGGTCCATGTCGACCTCGCCTGA